One segment of Panicum virgatum strain AP13 chromosome 3K, P.virgatum_v5, whole genome shotgun sequence DNA contains the following:
- the LOC120701442 gene encoding uncharacterized protein LOC120701442, with translation MPISSSQNHPPSCVTCSVLGPCRRALTRLFRVPASAVLSIWAFRFRNLRKAAARMSPRRRRRRRTFRSVRAVFWPLVVPPSSAPAASRAECEAVRGEVIPVTAAVHETLVHAPVSSPETPAYVKVVARLRSGRSAGSGGDGEAEDENKEEAFRSFESCLMKMLVDEGKARDLQDVEELLRCWERLKSPVFVELVCRFYGELCNDLFPAPAVDKADVDGGDGEGTVSTSGV, from the coding sequence ATGCCAATTTCCTCGTCCCAAAACCATCCTCCTTCCTGCGTGACGTGCAGCGTTCTCGGGCCATGTCGGCGAGCCCTCACGCGGCTCTTCCGCGTCCCGGCCTCCGCCGTGCTGTCCATCTGGGCCTTCCGCTTCCGCAACCTCCGGAAGGCCGCCGCCCGGatgagcccgcgccgccgccgtcgacgccggaCGTTCCGGTCAGTGCGCGCGGTATTCTGGCCGCTCGTCGTCCCGCCATcgtccgcgccggcggcctcgagAGCTGAGTGCGAGGCCGTGCGCGGGGAGGTGATACCTGTGACGGCCGCGGTGCACGAAACGCTGGTGCACGCGCCGGTGTCGTCCCCGGAGACGCCGGCGTACGTGAAGGTGGTCGCGCGTCTGCGGTCGGGGAGGAGCGCTGGCAGTGGTGGAGATGGCGAGGCGGAGGACGAGAACAAGGAGGAGGCCTTCCGGAGCTTCGAGAGCTGCCTGATGAAGATGCTGGTGGACGAGGGGAAGGCCCGGGACCTGCAGGACGTGGAGGAGCTCCTCCGGTGCTGGGAGCGGCTCAAGTCGCCGGTGTTCGTCGAGCTGGTGTGCAGGTTCTACGGCGAGCTCTGCAATGACCTGTTCCCCGCGCCCGCGGTTGACAAAGcagacgtcgacggcggcgatggcgagggaACCGTGTCCACATCCGGTGTTTGA